A genomic region of Hydrogenimonas thermophila contains the following coding sequences:
- a CDS encoding chemotaxis protein CheA has translation MNAEFISMLDEYKAENDELLQNMEDALMQIQEEGMNDENINAVFRAAHTIKGSSGMFGIDYIVKFTHVAENLLDKIRNNKIQINDEIIDTLLSCKDHIQTLVDFVVDNPDNEPSDDITQKSNNLIEILTKYLDNKNEKEKNTAQNENITNNNTVDKSKDKTIYKIKIDFKEETFNHGFDLYSFINYLNNLGEIASFKTITTKVPTIDSINPTKCYLSFEIEFASTESESKIKDVFELAKDDCQIEIINPNKVTEKKDKKTDEIQKKISSKKIAVNKSSNSIRVDAEKVDSLINLIGEMVISNAVVMQKAKNNGNSDLIESISNVSRMLEELRENAMQIRMIPIGDTFKKYKRIVHDLANKLGKQIELSMSGYETELDKTVIEKISDPLVHLIRNSVDHGIETPDERVKNGKNPKGTIELNAYHDAGSIVIEIKDDGKGLDAEVILQKGIEKGLVENPELMTQKEIFELILQPGFSTAKKVSDISGRGVGMDVVKRNITDLRGEIEIFSEKGHGTRILIRLPLTLAIIDGFLTKVSNTYFVIPLDMVIECIELTKAIKEEMRGNNYINLRGKVLPVLDLNQYFKIDKKNPTSKDNVVVVNYAGKYMGILVQELLGELQTVIKPLGQVFKNLNSLSGSTILGNGEVALILDIPSLLKDMEKRPLNNCAA, from the coding sequence ATGAACGCTGAATTTATAAGTATGTTAGATGAATATAAAGCAGAGAATGATGAACTTCTTCAAAATATGGAAGATGCGCTTATGCAGATTCAAGAAGAAGGCATGAATGATGAAAATATAAATGCTGTTTTTAGAGCTGCTCATACAATTAAAGGCAGTTCGGGAATGTTTGGTATTGATTATATCGTCAAATTCACACATGTTGCTGAAAATTTATTAGACAAAATTCGCAATAATAAAATTCAAATTAATGATGAAATTATTGATACACTGTTATCTTGTAAAGATCACATACAAACTTTAGTTGATTTTGTAGTCGATAATCCAGATAATGAACCGTCTGATGATATTACACAAAAAAGTAACAATCTCATAGAGATACTTACCAAATACCTCGATAATAAAAATGAAAAAGAAAAAAATACAGCACAAAATGAAAATATTACCAATAATAATACAGTAGATAAATCTAAAGATAAAACTATTTATAAAATTAAAATAGATTTTAAAGAAGAGACTTTCAATCATGGATTCGATCTATATTCATTTATAAATTATTTAAATAATTTAGGAGAAATAGCTTCTTTTAAAACAATAACTACAAAAGTTCCAACAATAGATTCCATTAACCCAACAAAATGTTATTTAAGTTTTGAAATTGAATTTGCAAGTACAGAATCAGAATCAAAAATAAAAGATGTATTTGAACTTGCAAAAGATGATTGTCAAATAGAAATTATAAACCCAAACAAAGTTACAGAAAAAAAAGATAAAAAAACAGATGAAATACAAAAAAAGATTTCTAGCAAAAAAATAGCTGTTAATAAAAGTTCCAATTCTATAAGAGTAGATGCTGAAAAAGTTGATAGTTTAATAAACCTAATCGGTGAGATGGTAATATCTAATGCAGTTGTAATGCAAAAAGCAAAAAATAATGGCAATTCCGATCTCATTGAATCAATTTCTAATGTCTCAAGAATGCTTGAAGAGTTACGCGAAAATGCAATGCAAATAAGAATGATACCAATAGGCGATACATTTAAAAAGTATAAACGAATAGTACATGATTTAGCAAACAAATTAGGCAAACAGATAGAACTTAGTATGAGTGGGTATGAAACTGAACTTGACAAAACAGTTATAGAAAAAATTTCCGATCCACTTGTTCATCTAATCCGAAATTCTGTAGACCATGGCATAGAAACACCAGATGAAAGAGTAAAGAACGGTAAAAATCCCAAAGGGACAATTGAGCTAAACGCATATCATGATGCAGGTTCCATTGTCATAGAAATAAAAGATGATGGAAAAGGACTAGATGCAGAAGTTATTTTACAAAAAGGTATAGAAAAGGGGTTAGTAGAGAACCCAGAGTTAATGACTCAAAAAGAGATATTTGAACTAATTTTACAACCTGGTTTTTCAACTGCTAAAAAAGTAAGCGACATCTCAGGTCGAGGTGTTGGGATGGATGTTGTAAAAAGAAATATTACAGATCTTAGAGGAGAGATTGAAATATTTAGTGAAAAAGGACATGGTACAAGAATTTTAATACGACTCCCTTTGACATTGGCAATCATAGATGGATTTTTAACCAAGGTAAGTAATACCTATTTTGTAATACCTTTAGACATGGTAATAGAGTGCATAGAACTTACAAAAGCAATTAAAGAAGAGATGCGAGGAAACAACTACATAAATTTAAGAGGAAAAGTTTTACCTGTATTGGATCTTAATCAATATTTTAAAATTGATAAAAAGAATCCAACTTCAAAAGATAATGTTGTAGTAGTCAATTATGCTGGAAAATATATGGGGATATTAGTACAGGAACTTCTAGGAGAACTTCAAACAGTTATAAAACCTCTGGGGCAAGTATTTAAAAACTTAAATAGTTTAAGCGGATCAACAATACTAGGAAATGGTGAAGTAGCTCTAATATTAGATATTCCATCTCTTTTGAAAGATATGGAAAAAAGACCACTTAATAACTGTGCCGCATAA
- a CDS encoding response regulator — MNIMIVDDEIKLRDTLKSIIENKIGADIKIIEAEDGKKALDLIQHERVDILLTDIMMPNMNGFELISRVKNSNKTKNIFIAAITGLGGEEQIEKIYASGADFYIAKPFHIDDIVARLKFIIQFIKKDKYQTILPQKDVENLFNDYYLQNCITIFNMQKEADLFLLWKHFSQEDLVSASDSLKDIIVEFVKIYRFLSRENKSPKFKILLEYSKNFAYLTVKDKFCTEAAEKIIKSSEYKDIKFKDDCFTIRLNLIREEDNKETIKTIYEQVKAIDFMTIVSEDIDYYIDDVNEAKEAYLYLLNDKNEVSADLIYESSEFFENCFHLLNHLAEFGHLAEAVKDVYSYLKDFDAMEREKQKNIIRNINDFIILFEKWLKSIFKNKDVNDIHFMDIELLEQCKKIIQN; from the coding sequence ATGAATATAATGATTGTAGATGATGAAATAAAACTTAGGGATACTTTAAAAAGTATCATTGAAAACAAAATAGGGGCAGATATTAAAATTATAGAAGCAGAAGATGGGAAAAAAGCTTTAGATTTAATACAACATGAACGTGTTGATATTTTATTAACTGATATAATGATGCCAAATATGAATGGATTTGAACTAATTAGTAGAGTAAAAAATTCTAATAAAACAAAAAATATATTTATAGCAGCTATTACGGGATTAGGAGGAGAAGAACAGATAGAAAAGATTTATGCTAGTGGTGCAGATTTTTACATAGCAAAACCTTTTCATATAGACGATATTGTTGCTAGATTAAAGTTTATAATTCAGTTTATTAAAAAAGACAAATATCAAACAATCCTACCTCAAAAAGATGTTGAAAACCTTTTTAATGACTACTATTTACAGAATTGTATTACAATTTTTAATATGCAGAAGGAAGCAGACCTATTTTTATTATGGAAACATTTTTCTCAAGAAGATCTTGTATCTGCATCAGACTCTTTAAAAGATATTATTGTTGAATTTGTAAAAATATATAGATTTCTATCTCGCGAAAATAAATCTCCAAAGTTTAAAATTCTATTAGAGTATTCAAAGAATTTTGCTTATTTGACTGTGAAAGATAAATTTTGTACAGAAGCAGCAGAAAAAATCATTAAATCATCAGAATATAAAGATATTAAATTTAAAGATGATTGTTTTACGATTCGTTTAAATTTAATTAGAGAAGAAGATAATAAAGAGACAATCAAAACGATTTATGAACAAGTTAAAGCAATTGATTTTATGACAATTGTATCTGAAGATATTGATTACTATATTGATGATGTAAATGAAGCAAAAGAAGCTTACCTGTATCTTTTGAATGATAAAAATGAAGTGAGTGCAGATCTGATTTATGAAAGTTCTGAGTTTTTTGAAAATTGCTTTCATTTACTAAATCATCTTGCAGAATTTGGTCACCTTGCAGAAGCAGTAAAAGATGTATATAGTTATTTAAAAGATTTTGATGCAATGGAAAGAGAGAAACAAAAAAACATAATAAGAAATATAAATGATTTTATTATTTTGTTTGAAAAATGGTTAAAATCTATATTTAAAAATAAAGATGTAAATGATATTCATTTTATGGATATAGAACTTTTAGAGCAGTGTAAGAAAATTATTCAAAATTAG
- a CDS encoding EAL domain-containing response regulator, with translation MNMQELKKELKDLTLLYVEDDANTRIRIEKLFSHIFKSVTTAENGVDALKLYEEKEYDLVITDITMPKMNGIELIENIRNTNKNQTIIILTAHNTNENLLDAIDLQVDGFLLKPLDKDKMSELLYKIGKHIKNEKENISYKKNLESLVQEQQNKICELIAKDHLTGEYNYSKLKSLIIHNKSSTVCLLVINHLSELLDFFGTEIYEPIIKKCSDYLKSIIIEKMKYFHLRSNEFAIFIDNTNNSEDLMKKFCKKIEDFYININGAKIKIVFSTAVLKGDSTTLLKSIDDTLLKISQSGNIHNITNLNNDIIKQRWESLCIATNVADKSLSIPYYQPIFSQNEEHLMFEVLCRINNNFFKNENKRKCFFESCKKAQIFSKITLNVLKSSIKQIEKVNALFFINLCKNEILDSEFINTIINSPIKVKNNIVIEVNPSLLNENKIINIILKLKDIGIRICFDNVGLESFQIKRILDINLIPSFLKLDKSIISSIPFNERYLNTVQAYTIFAKNMNIKTIAVGIENQKCYEVAKKIGFDYYQGYYLAEPQETIKIGEI, from the coding sequence ATGAATATGCAGGAACTTAAAAAAGAACTTAAAGATTTAACACTTCTATATGTAGAAGATGATGCAAATACAAGAATAAGAATTGAAAAACTTTTTAGTCATATTTTTAAAAGTGTAACAACAGCAGAAAATGGAGTAGATGCACTTAAACTTTATGAAGAAAAAGAGTATGACTTAGTTATTACAGATATTACAATGCCAAAAATGAATGGCATAGAATTGATAGAAAATATAAGAAACACTAATAAAAATCAAACAATTATAATTTTAACTGCACATAACACAAATGAAAATTTATTAGATGCAATAGACTTACAAGTTGATGGTTTCTTATTAAAACCACTTGATAAAGATAAAATGTCTGAATTACTATACAAAATAGGTAAACATATTAAAAATGAAAAAGAAAATATAAGCTATAAGAAAAATTTAGAGTCATTAGTACAAGAACAACAAAACAAGATTTGTGAATTGATAGCTAAAGACCATCTTACCGGTGAATATAATTATTCAAAGCTCAAATCATTAATAATACATAATAAAAGTTCTACTGTTTGTCTTTTAGTAATAAATCATCTTTCTGAACTTCTTGATTTTTTTGGAACAGAAATATATGAACCTATTATAAAAAAATGTTCTGACTATCTTAAATCAATAATTATTGAAAAAATGAAATATTTTCATTTACGAAGTAATGAATTTGCAATTTTTATTGATAATACGAATAATTCAGAAGATTTAATGAAAAAGTTTTGTAAAAAAATAGAAGATTTTTATATTAACATTAATGGTGCTAAAATAAAAATAGTCTTTTCTACTGCTGTATTAAAAGGAGACAGCACTACTCTTTTAAAATCAATAGATGATACTCTTTTAAAAATATCACAATCTGGTAATATTCACAATATTACTAATCTAAACAATGACATAATAAAACAAAGATGGGAATCATTATGCATTGCAACAAATGTTGCGGATAAGTCATTGTCAATACCATATTATCAGCCTATTTTTTCACAAAATGAAGAACACTTAATGTTTGAAGTATTATGTAGAATAAATAATAATTTTTTTAAAAATGAAAACAAAAGAAAATGTTTCTTTGAATCCTGTAAAAAAGCTCAAATTTTTAGCAAAATTACCTTAAATGTTTTAAAAAGTTCAATAAAACAGATTGAAAAAGTAAATGCTCTATTTTTTATAAATTTGTGTAAAAATGAAATATTAGATAGTGAGTTCATAAATACAATAATTAATTCACCTATAAAAGTAAAAAACAATATTGTTATAGAAGTAAATCCATCATTATTAAATGAAAACAAAATAATTAATATAATATTAAAACTTAAAGATATTGGCATTAGGATATGTTTTGATAATGTAGGCTTAGAATCATTTCAAATTAAAAGAATATTGGATATCAATCTCATTCCTAGCTTTTTAAAACTCGATAAAAGTATTATTTCTTCTATTCCATTTAATGAAAGATATTTAAATACAGTTCAAGCATATACTATCTTTGCAAAAAATATGAATATAAAAACTATTGCAGTAGGTATTGAAAATCAAAAGTGCTATGAAGTAGCTAAAAAAATAGGCTTCGATTACTATCAAGGTTATTACCTTGCTGAACCTCAAGAGACAATTAAAATAGGAGAAATATAA